The Actinomycetota bacterium genome contains a region encoding:
- a CDS encoding helix-turn-helix domain-containing protein translates to MSPAELADYLRVPIATIDAWRHRRQGPPGFRAGRHLRYRLADVER, encoded by the coding sequence CTGTCACCCGCAGAACTCGCCGACTACCTGCGCGTGCCGATCGCCACGATCGACGCATGGCGGCATCGCCGGCAAGGCCCACCAGGATTCCGGGCCGGACGGCATCTCCGTTACCGGCTCGCCGACGTGGAGCGGTAG
- a CDS encoding OsmC family protein has protein sequence MTTSTIPLNDVNIEAVGTLAQAIQTEPAKGNTTWKASVSWDRGFRTTTRIGNFAPFATDEPETLGGTNTAPNPVEQLLGALGSCLAIGYAANASVAGIRIDDLRIDIEGELNLEVFLGLRPGNAGYETLRATVHITTDADDATVAELHNKVVSTSPVGHTLSRAVPLTIELA, from the coding sequence ATGACGACATCAACCATTCCATTGAACGACGTCAACATCGAAGCCGTCGGCACTCTCGCACAAGCGATCCAGACCGAGCCCGCGAAGGGCAACACGACATGGAAGGCCTCTGTCTCCTGGGATCGAGGATTTCGGACAACCACCCGGATCGGGAACTTTGCACCCTTCGCAACAGATGAACCCGAGACACTCGGCGGCACCAATACCGCCCCCAACCCGGTGGAGCAACTTCTCGGTGCGCTCGGGTCGTGCCTGGCCATCGGGTACGCCGCAAATGCCAGTGTCGCGGGGATCCGCATCGACGACCTCCGAATCGATATCGAAGGAGAGCTCAACCTGGAAGTGTTCCTCGGCCTGCGACCGGGCAATGCCGGCTATGAGACGCTGCGGGCCACGGTCCACATCACCACCGACGCCGACGATGCCACCGTTGCCGAGCTTCACAACAAGGTTGTGTCGACGTCACCCGTAGGCCACACGTTGAGCCGGGCCGTCCCGCTCACCATCGAGCTTGCCTAG
- a CDS encoding O-acetylhomoserine aminocarboxypropyltransferase/cysteine synthase, translating into MTEDTHDYGFATRSIHAGQRPDPETGARAMPIYATTSYVFDDAQHAADLFSLQTFGNIYTRIGNPTSAAFEERMASLEGGIGALATASGQAAQLISILTLAQKGDELVASRSLYGGTYTQFDVTLRRMGIDVTFVDIHDPEAIDNAITDRTKAVYAETIGNPRADVLDLEAVSDVAHGHGLPLIVDNTFATPYLCRPIEHGADIITHSATKFIGGHGAVIAGCIVESGRFPWDNGNFPLLTDPSPAYHDLRFWENFREYAYLTKARTELLRDTGASLSPFNSFLLLLGLETLSLRMRQHVANAKAVARFLRDHAKVAWVGYPIFDDNDWTVQARRYLPEGPGAIFTFGLVGGFAAGVRFIENVELASHVANVGDAKTLVIHPASTTHQQVPTDERAAMGVGDDMIRISVGIEDIDDILWDLGRALEAT; encoded by the coding sequence ATGACCGAAGATACCCACGATTACGGTTTCGCAACGAGATCCATTCACGCCGGTCAGCGGCCCGACCCTGAGACCGGTGCCAGGGCCATGCCCATCTATGCGACGACCTCCTACGTGTTCGACGATGCTCAGCACGCCGCCGACCTGTTCTCCCTCCAGACATTCGGCAACATCTACACGCGTATCGGCAACCCGACATCGGCGGCATTCGAGGAACGGATGGCGTCACTCGAAGGCGGCATCGGGGCGCTGGCGACCGCGTCGGGGCAGGCGGCTCAACTGATCAGCATTCTCACCCTGGCTCAGAAAGGCGATGAACTCGTCGCCTCGAGGTCACTGTACGGCGGCACCTATACCCAGTTCGATGTGACCCTGCGCCGGATGGGTATCGATGTCACCTTCGTGGATATCCACGATCCCGAAGCGATCGACAACGCGATCACGGACCGCACCAAGGCCGTGTATGCAGAGACGATCGGGAACCCGCGCGCCGATGTCCTCGATCTCGAAGCGGTGTCGGATGTCGCCCACGGCCACGGACTCCCCCTCATCGTGGACAACACGTTCGCCACTCCCTACTTGTGCCGGCCGATCGAGCACGGCGCCGACATCATCACCCATTCGGCCACGAAGTTCATCGGAGGCCACGGCGCCGTGATCGCCGGCTGCATCGTCGAGAGCGGTAGGTTCCCATGGGACAATGGCAATTTCCCTCTTCTCACCGACCCCTCCCCTGCCTACCATGACCTCCGGTTCTGGGAGAACTTTCGAGAGTATGCATACCTGACGAAGGCCCGCACCGAGCTGCTCCGCGACACGGGGGCTTCGCTGTCGCCATTCAACTCGTTCCTGTTGCTGCTGGGCCTCGAGACGCTGTCGCTTCGGATGAGACAGCACGTTGCCAACGCCAAGGCGGTCGCTCGGTTCCTGCGTGACCACGCCAAGGTCGCATGGGTCGGCTATCCGATCTTCGATGACAACGACTGGACGGTTCAGGCCCGGCGTTACCTGCCAGAGGGTCCCGGAGCCATCTTCACGTTCGGCCTCGTGGGAGGCTTTGCCGCCGGAGTCAGGTTCATCGAGAATGTCGAGCTGGCCTCTCACGTCGCCAACGTCGGCGATGCCAAGACGCTCGTCATCCATCCGGCCTCGACCACGCATCAGCAGGTACCCACGGACGAACGAGCGGCCATGGGAGTAGGTGACGACATGATCCGAATCTCGGTCGGGATAGAGGACATCGACGACATCCTGTGGGATCTCGGACGAGCACTGGAGGCGACATGA
- a CDS encoding CoA-binding protein produces MTTVTVPEATPAERLDIIRNAKSVALVGVSANPIRSSNFVAAYLVRTRFDVYPVNPAYDEVLGLKCYPSLRDLPQIPDVVDIFRRPEAIPDIVDEAIEIGAKVVWFQLGLRHDEAARRALDAGLQVVQDRCLKIEHARWHGGLHLGGFDTGIISSKRHRPI; encoded by the coding sequence ATGACAACGGTCACCGTTCCCGAGGCAACACCCGCCGAGCGCCTGGACATCATCCGCAACGCCAAGTCCGTCGCCCTCGTGGGCGTCTCCGCCAACCCGATCCGCTCCTCGAACTTCGTCGCCGCCTACCTGGTACGCACCCGCTTTGATGTCTATCCCGTCAATCCCGCCTACGACGAGGTGCTGGGACTGAAGTGCTATCCGTCGCTGCGCGATCTCCCCCAGATCCCCGACGTGGTCGATATCTTTCGACGACCCGAAGCGATACCCGATATCGTCGACGAGGCAATCGAGATCGGAGCCAAGGTGGTGTGGTTCCAGCTCGGGTTGCGCCACGATGAGGCTGCCCGCCGAGCCCTCGATGCCGGCCTCCAGGTCGTTCAGGACCGGTGCCTGAAGATCGAGCACGCCCGGTGGCACGGCGGACTCCATCTCGGCGGATTCGACACCGGCATCATCTCGAGCAAACGACATCGTCCAATCTGA
- a CDS encoding TetR/AcrR family transcriptional regulator encodes MSGIREENKRRTFESIVSAASRCFAERGHAATTIEMIASAAGVSPGTVYNYFGTKNAILGAVVTVDVEETWSAASDAVDLTADDPVDALMPAIAVYVDGITALGPQVLTDVFRSGFHPAHSDLLDDLVSIDDRAILQITHAFERLQGAGLASKHVDPGDAANLLFSVIAVAMLTYMSVPDTTPGDVKAIVRRQFRLVFDGLGAS; translated from the coding sequence GTGTCGGGCATCAGAGAGGAGAACAAGCGCCGAACCTTCGAATCCATCGTTTCGGCGGCTTCGCGATGCTTCGCCGAACGTGGCCATGCGGCCACGACGATCGAGATGATCGCGTCGGCTGCGGGCGTCTCTCCCGGAACCGTGTACAACTACTTCGGCACGAAGAACGCCATCCTTGGGGCGGTTGTCACGGTCGATGTGGAAGAGACCTGGTCCGCGGCGAGTGACGCCGTCGATCTGACCGCGGACGATCCTGTCGATGCGTTGATGCCTGCGATCGCCGTATATGTCGATGGGATAACGGCGTTGGGGCCACAGGTGCTCACCGATGTGTTTCGCTCCGGATTCCACCCTGCCCACTCGGACCTGCTGGATGACCTGGTGTCCATCGACGACAGGGCCATCTTGCAGATCACACATGCCTTCGAGCGATTGCAGGGAGCCGGCCTCGCCTCGAAGCATGTCGATCCCGGTGATGCGGCCAACCTCTTGTTCTCCGTGATCGCCGTGGCGATGCTCACCTACATGTCGGTCCCCGACACCACGCCAGGCGATGTGAAGGCAATCGTGCGGCGGCAGTTCAGGCTCGTGTTCGACGGACTCGGAGCTTCGTAG
- a CDS encoding ABC transporter ATP-binding protein: MNQPAVVAQGLTKVYGEGQAATTALDDVSFSIETGEFVVLLGPSGSGKTTLLNQIGALEGPTSGSLKVNGFEIAGMSAKERTEYRRSTIGFVFQFYNLVPTLTAHENVALIAEITGTDPDARSQAVLTKVGLADRAEHFPGEMSGGQQQRVAIARSIVKDPPLLLCDEPTGSLDLETGRTILELLKSTTEGADRTVFLVTHNSTIAEMADRVIRLRDGRIVGVQAIADPVPASELRW, translated from the coding sequence GTGAACCAACCGGCAGTCGTTGCACAAGGCCTGACAAAGGTATACGGCGAGGGACAAGCGGCGACGACGGCTCTTGACGACGTGTCGTTCTCGATCGAGACAGGCGAATTCGTTGTGTTGCTGGGTCCCTCAGGTTCGGGAAAGACCACGCTGCTCAACCAGATCGGTGCGCTCGAGGGACCCACCTCGGGCAGCCTGAAGGTGAACGGGTTCGAGATCGCAGGTATGTCGGCCAAGGAGCGTACCGAGTACCGCAGGTCGACGATCGGATTCGTGTTCCAGTTCTACAACCTCGTGCCCACCCTGACCGCACACGAGAACGTGGCACTCATCGCCGAGATCACGGGCACCGACCCGGATGCTCGCTCTCAGGCGGTGCTCACCAAGGTTGGCCTCGCCGACAGGGCGGAGCATTTCCCGGGCGAGATGTCGGGAGGCCAACAACAGCGGGTGGCGATCGCCCGCAGCATCGTGAAGGACCCGCCCCTGCTGCTGTGCGACGAGCCCACGGGCTCGCTCGATCTCGAGACCGGTCGGACCATCCTCGAACTGCTCAAATCCACGACCGAGGGCGCCGACAGGACGGTCTTCCTCGTCACACACAACTCGACGATCGCCGAGATGGCCGACCGAGTCATACGACTACGTGACGGCAGGATCGTCGGCGTCCAAGCGATCGCGGATCCGGTACCTGCTTCGGAACTTCGCTGGTGA
- a CDS encoding ABC transporter permease, whose amino-acid sequence MRRRRRQFLAVGVTVVIGVMMFAATYDSYRNLEVSYQRTYDRLAFADMTITGGDESLAASLAAIPGVRAVTVRHTADLPVTIGAATLRGRFIGMPTDEQPDVDKIQVQRGSYLLSGGANEAIAEDHIANTYGLQIGDPLTVAVGQKQKFTITGVAVSAEYLWPAPSTQESFIDPKQFGVFFVDEELLKQLPQSVAVRQTLVLYDKGVVTKDVDAAVRAAATRAGATNILTRADQPSNKALQLDVDMFAQMAIAFPILFLTAAGMAVYVLLTRIVFAQRSIIGTLRASGMSARALRRHYLGYGLRVGTVGAIVGVILGVAFGAWMTGLYTRTLDIPDTIVRIRPITMFIGLTFGIVMGAVSAWIPARAAYRIPPAEAMRGITPSTSGGESLMERILPRVSRLPVRTRMTLRGIGRAKRRSLTTVLGVVLALILIVAAGEMLVTTNHLIAKQFKEITLQDASVIVDKPVDKELLAAIDAVPGVAGAEQVAGFDVSITRDGTTFATTLQGFEDNTQMHGWTNPSGALPPSGMLAAKLLKDRLGLSPGDRITISIPAQDVSIELELVGFVDEPLGTPLYARHDVIAKALREAGVDDPETVMAEPTVATVMTRFDPAAGRTATLAALKNIPGVVYVEDSRTLFNVIKEEFSLFDTFIGIMFIFGSVMAFSLMFNTISVNVAERSTEFATLKASGISDRTIAWMIVGENLLLTAAGIIPGIVLGVWISGLLMATFNSDAFNFELTTRPLTLLLAAVSILVIALLSLIPGIRSIKRLDIAAVVRERSV is encoded by the coding sequence ATGCGTCGCCGTCGACGGCAGTTCCTTGCGGTCGGCGTGACGGTCGTCATCGGCGTCATGATGTTCGCCGCAACCTACGACTCATACCGGAACCTCGAGGTCAGCTACCAACGGACGTACGATCGACTTGCGTTCGCCGACATGACAATCACCGGAGGCGACGAGAGTCTGGCCGCCTCCCTCGCAGCGATCCCCGGCGTGCGGGCGGTCACGGTGCGCCACACCGCCGATCTCCCGGTCACGATCGGTGCGGCAACGCTTCGCGGGCGATTCATCGGTATGCCGACAGACGAGCAACCCGATGTCGACAAGATCCAGGTCCAACGAGGTTCCTATCTGCTTTCGGGTGGCGCCAACGAAGCGATCGCCGAGGACCACATCGCCAACACCTACGGGCTCCAGATCGGAGACCCGTTGACCGTGGCCGTCGGGCAGAAACAGAAGTTCACGATCACCGGTGTCGCCGTGTCGGCCGAGTACCTGTGGCCTGCACCCAGCACGCAGGAAAGCTTCATCGACCCAAAGCAATTCGGCGTCTTCTTCGTAGACGAAGAACTCCTGAAGCAACTTCCCCAGTCGGTCGCCGTCCGCCAAACGCTCGTGCTGTACGACAAAGGCGTCGTCACGAAGGACGTCGACGCCGCCGTACGCGCTGCGGCCACGCGAGCCGGCGCCACGAACATCCTCACCCGAGCCGACCAGCCCTCCAACAAGGCCCTCCAACTCGACGTCGACATGTTCGCCCAAATGGCCATTGCATTTCCGATCCTGTTCCTCACCGCTGCAGGCATGGCCGTGTACGTGCTCCTCACGCGCATCGTGTTCGCCCAACGCTCGATCATCGGTACGCTTCGCGCCTCAGGCATGTCGGCACGGGCCCTCCGACGCCACTACCTCGGCTACGGACTGCGGGTCGGAACTGTCGGGGCGATCGTCGGTGTCATCCTCGGTGTTGCCTTCGGCGCGTGGATGACGGGCCTCTACACGCGAACACTCGACATTCCAGACACCATCGTCAGGATCAGGCCGATCACGATGTTCATCGGACTGACGTTCGGGATCGTGATGGGAGCGGTATCGGCATGGATCCCTGCACGAGCCGCATACCGGATCCCACCGGCCGAGGCGATGCGAGGGATTACTCCGTCGACGTCGGGCGGCGAGAGCCTCATGGAACGGATCCTCCCGCGCGTATCGCGTCTTCCCGTGAGAACCCGGATGACGCTCAGGGGCATCGGACGGGCAAAACGGCGAAGCCTCACCACCGTCCTCGGCGTAGTGCTCGCCCTGATCCTGATCGTCGCGGCAGGTGAGATGCTCGTCACGACCAACCACCTGATCGCCAAGCAGTTCAAGGAGATCACTCTTCAGGATGCATCCGTGATCGTGGACAAACCGGTCGACAAGGAACTGCTCGCCGCCATCGATGCCGTGCCGGGCGTGGCCGGCGCCGAGCAAGTCGCCGGCTTCGATGTGTCGATCACCCGTGACGGCACCACGTTCGCGACCACGCTTCAAGGATTCGAGGACAACACACAGATGCACGGATGGACGAATCCTTCGGGGGCTCTTCCTCCCTCCGGGATGCTCGCCGCCAAACTTCTGAAAGACCGCCTGGGCCTCTCCCCGGGCGACCGGATCACCATCAGCATCCCAGCACAGGACGTCTCGATCGAGCTCGAGCTCGTCGGGTTCGTCGACGAGCCTCTCGGGACTCCCCTCTACGCACGGCATGACGTGATTGCCAAGGCACTACGCGAGGCGGGTGTCGACGACCCGGAGACCGTCATGGCCGAACCGACGGTCGCCACCGTGATGACGAGATTCGACCCGGCGGCCGGCCGCACGGCCACACTTGCGGCGTTGAAGAACATCCCGGGCGTGGTCTATGTGGAGGATTCCCGAACGCTCTTCAACGTGATAAAGGAAGAATTCTCGTTGTTCGACACGTTCATCGGGATCATGTTCATCTTCGGTAGCGTCATGGCATTCTCCCTGATGTTCAACACGATCTCGGTCAACGTCGCGGAACGGTCGACCGAGTTCGCGACCCTCAAGGCCAGCGGCATATCGGACAGAACGATCGCGTGGATGATCGTGGGTGAGAATCTGTTACTCACCGCAGCCGGAATCATCCCGGGTATCGTCCTCGGCGTCTGGATCTCGGGCCTGCTGATGGCAACGTTCAACAGCGACGCCTTCAACTTCGAGCTGACGACACGTCCTCTGACGCTTCTCCTCGCAGCAGTGTCGATACTGGTGATAGCGCTACTGTCGCTGATTCCCGGGATTCGATCGATCAAACGGCTGGACATCGCGGCCGTGGTCCGCGAGCGATCCGTCTAA
- a CDS encoding aldehyde dehydrogenase, translating to MTRAAVINSRIHDWSSEGGALIERTEPWTGEPLKAVREASRKDVALACETAVHAQREWVALPLADRELALRSIADELERRDDLAPLLAREVGKPIVEAEGEVARTVAIFRFYASMLRIGTGEVLQGPVPSMRVFSRRRPLGVVGLITPWNFPLAIPAWKMAPALVAGNGVVLKPATAGAGVATVLMECVEEAPIPDGLVALVTGRGSVVADALVGDPNIRGVSFTGSVEVGRVLRVACAERGIRIQTELGGRNPAIVLADANLEAAAAAVASGAFGYAGQKCTATRRALIQDSVYGHVRSLLSGAAERMVPGDPLDRSTLVGPLISRSAADAVRASIREAVEAGAELICGGAEGDGGVVVPTIVAGVPADVDLGCDEVFGPVLVLEAVRDLDHAIASANATPFGLSAAIHTASLASAARFEAEIEAGVVVVNRPTSGVELHAPFGGMKASGYGWREQGVVALAFYSELQAIYEA from the coding sequence GTGACACGAGCAGCCGTTATCAACAGTCGTATCCACGATTGGTCCTCCGAAGGTGGCGCTCTCATCGAGCGCACCGAGCCTTGGACGGGGGAGCCTCTCAAAGCCGTGCGGGAGGCTTCTCGGAAGGATGTCGCGCTGGCATGTGAGACCGCGGTTCATGCACAGAGAGAATGGGTCGCGCTCCCGCTGGCGGATCGGGAGTTGGCACTTCGCTCGATCGCGGACGAGCTCGAGCGGCGAGATGACCTTGCTCCCCTTCTGGCACGGGAGGTTGGCAAACCTATCGTTGAGGCAGAAGGTGAGGTGGCCCGGACTGTCGCCATCTTCCGGTTCTATGCGAGCATGCTTCGCATCGGCACCGGCGAGGTTCTCCAAGGCCCGGTTCCGTCGATGCGAGTGTTCAGTCGACGGCGGCCCCTGGGCGTCGTGGGTCTCATAACGCCATGGAACTTCCCGCTGGCCATTCCGGCGTGGAAGATGGCGCCCGCGCTCGTCGCCGGGAACGGCGTGGTTCTCAAGCCGGCCACCGCCGGTGCCGGCGTGGCGACCGTACTGATGGAATGCGTTGAGGAGGCGCCGATCCCCGACGGATTGGTTGCGCTCGTTACGGGCAGGGGATCCGTCGTTGCAGATGCTTTGGTGGGCGATCCGAACATCCGCGGGGTGAGCTTCACGGGCTCTGTCGAGGTTGGTCGGGTGCTGCGGGTGGCCTGCGCCGAGAGGGGCATCCGCATACAGACCGAGTTGGGGGGTCGGAACCCGGCAATCGTCCTCGCCGACGCCAACCTGGAGGCGGCGGCTGCGGCGGTGGCCTCGGGGGCGTTCGGCTACGCAGGGCAGAAGTGCACCGCCACCCGGAGGGCGCTCATTCAAGACTCCGTGTATGGCCATGTTCGATCACTCTTGTCGGGGGCCGCCGAACGGATGGTCCCCGGAGATCCCCTCGATCGATCCACCTTGGTCGGGCCCCTCATCAGCCGGAGCGCCGCCGATGCCGTGAGGGCGTCGATTCGCGAGGCGGTCGAAGCCGGGGCAGAGCTCATCTGTGGGGGTGCGGAGGGTGATGGCGGCGTCGTCGTGCCGACCATCGTGGCCGGTGTGCCCGCCGACGTCGACCTCGGCTGCGACGAGGTGTTCGGCCCGGTCTTGGTGCTGGAGGCGGTTCGCGATCTCGATCATGCGATCGCCAGCGCCAACGCAACCCCGTTCGGCTTGTCGGCCGCCATCCACACCGCGAGTCTCGCGTCGGCAGCGAGATTCGAAGCAGAGATCGAGGCCGGCGTCGTGGTTGTGAATCGCCCCACCTCCGGTGTCGAGCTACATGCGCCCTTCGGGGGAATGAAGGCCAGTGGCTATGGGTGGAGGGAACAGGGTGTGGTCGCGTTGGCTTTCTACTCGGAACTGCAGGCGATCTACGAGGCGTAG